The following is a genomic window from Adhaeribacter radiodurans.
GTTGTATGCGTCGTTTTCTTTTAGTTAGCTTATTTTTAGCCTTACTTTTTAACACTCTGGAACCACTAAAAGCGCAGACTAAACTTTCGCTTAAAAGAAAAGTAGTAAACGACAGTATTCAGCATCAAGGGCAGCCAAAAGCCGAAGTAGCTATTGATTTCCCGAATATCAATAAAATTCCGTACTACCAAGACCGGGGTAAACTTAGAGAAATAAACCGGTTGGAACGTCGGCGCGACTACAATAAAGCCTTGCCTCTACTGCAGGAATACGTAAATAATTTCGGAATTGAGAATTTTTACCGGAATACACCCATGCTTTGGCGTCTGGCTCAATTATATGAGCGTAAAAACGATATGGCGCACGCGAAAGGTTATTACCGCCTTGCTATAAAACACCATCGCTCTGATATTGAAAAAGTTAAGCTATACTACGACTCCCTGGAAGCAAAAACGAAATCGTTTTACGTACCATTAAATTATTATTACGAACTCGTAGAATACCGGAAAGCTGTTAATACTTTTCAACCCCCCAAAGGAGTATACACTAACATGGGGCCGGATATTAACTCTAAGTACGAAGACTACGGCCCTACTATAAACGCCAATACCGAACGTTTAATTTTTACTTCGCGTCGCAACCGCGGGCCTTCCATTAACTCGGGATACAACGAAGATTTATTTTACGCCGAAAATAATAATGGCACCTGGAACCAGGCTAAGTCGTTTGGGAAACCCATTAATAGCGTATACAACGAGGGCTCTGCTTGCCTCAGCAAAGATGGCCAAACTTTGTATTTTGCCCGTTGCGACTGCCCCGACTCTTTTGGCAACTGTGATTTATACACGGCTAAAAAAATGAAAAACGGTACCTGGGGCAACATTAAAAACTTGGGTTTACAGGTAAATAGTCCTTCCTGGGATTCGCAACCTGCCCTTTCGCAGAACGAAGATACCTTGTACTTTGCCTCCGACCGTTTGGGTGGTTTTGGCACTTCTGATATTTACTTTACTTTTAAACAAAAAAATGGCCGCTGGGCACCCGCCCAGAACATGGGCCCGGTAATAAACACCCGCGAAAACGAGGTAAGTCCGTTCTTTCATCCTAAATACCAGGTACTTTATTTTAGTTCGAGGGGGCAATTACTCAACAACGGCGACTACGATATTTATAAAACTTACCGCGTTAACGGGCGCTGGCAAGAACCGCGTAACATTGGCCCGCTCGTAAACGGCAAAGGCAGCGAATATTACTTTACCATCGACGGTAAATCGGAAAATTTGTATTATGCCCGTTCTGAGGAAAATGATTTAAAAAACTTGGATTTGTTTTCCTTTCCCTTGCCCATGGAAGCACATCCGCTGGCCGTAACCCGACTCGAAGGCACCTTACTAGATTCTGTTACGAATAAACCCCTGACCGGCATTGTATCGGTTATTGATCTTACCAGCGGCATTGAAGTAGCTTCTAAGTACATCCGGAAAGACGGCTCCTTTGATTTTGATTTAATCGACCAAAGCCGCTATATGCTTTTAATTCAAAGCCCGGATTTTTTTAGCGTAGAGAAAGAGATTGACTTAAAGCAGGATACTATTTTTAAGATTATGACTACGGCTATTGATTATAAAATACCGCTCATTTTCAAAAATATTGAATTCGACGAAGGAAGATCCAATATAAAACCTGTTATGGAGCCTATTCTTGACCGGATTGTTTTATTTATGGCCGATCACCCAACGTTTAAACTTAAAATTGGCGGCCACACCGATAGCAGCGGGGATGTTGACTTTAATACCGAACTTTCGCAAAAAAGGGCTGATTCTATAAAAAAATACATTGAGCAAAAAGGCAAAATCCCCGAAGGCCGCATTGAGGCGTGGGGCTACGGCAGTTCGGAACAATTACGCGAAGAAATAACTGAAGAAGATCGCCGCATTAACCGCCGCGTAGAATTTAAGTTAATAAAACCAGAACCCGCCAACCTAAAGGAGTAAATTTTACTCTTTAATTTTTTGTGTGTACAAATTTTTAATCTGGCTTATATAAGCTCTTTCTAATTCTGAGCGGCCTCAGAACTTGGAACTTGCGGATTAGGTAAATCGGCCAGAATGCGCTGCGCGATTTTGCTTAGATTGTCCCGCACAATTTTATTAATTTCATTCACATTTGAGACGTACGGTATTTTTACTTTATTGCCCGCAATTAGCTCACCTTGAGAATCGAAGATGGTATAATGAACTAGAAATTCACGAATAAAATTTTGAGTGGTTCGGTCGATGCAATTCGTGTAATCCGTGTGAATTTCGAACTGGTTTATGAAAATGTAATAATCCAGGTTATAACGTTGGTTAAAGTGTCGGTAAAAATCCGGCGATTTTACTTTTACCCCGTAATACTTTTCGCCTTCGGCCGCCACACTCGCCTCCTCGGGGCTTGGGCTTGCTAAACCAGCTTTCTCCTTTTGCTTCCGGAACCAGGATTCGGGGCCGCTAAAAAAAGATTTTTGTTTTCGGGGTACGAGATGAAAGCGTGAGGTAGTAACATCCTGATAGCTGTAAGCCAAAGATTTATAAGCATTTTTTAATTCTTCGGAGGTAGGTGAATGATTTCCGTCGAGTAAATTAATTATTTCAAAACCGTTTGGGTCCAGAAAAGCATTCAGGCGGGAGCGGAAAATATACCGGATATTTTGCTTAGGCAAATCCGATTGTCGGGCAATATCTTCGTCGGCATCCGAAAAATACAAGTAAGGATCAAACGGAATTACCAATACCCGTTGCATCATTTTATCCGAACCCGCCCCTTCTTCCGGTTCTTCGTACGCCGATTGAGTAGTGGTTGATTTTTCTACCGCTTGCCCAGAAATCTCAGGTGAATGACTAGGTCTTTGTTCCGGTATAACTTTTTCAGATGGCGGAGCTACCTGGATTAAGGTATCCAGATCCGTAGTGTTTATTGCTAATGATTCAGCGGCAATCCGGATAAGTTTACCAATTGGCAGATCTGAGCCATTCCATTTTATTAAAGAATCTACCGGGATCTGGTATTTTTTAGATAAGCTGTAATACGTATCACCGGGTTGTACCTGGTGCACATTTTTAATCGATTCCAGCTTTTCTTTTTTACTAAAAACATTGGTATCGGGAGGAAGAGTAGTTTGTGCCCAGCCAGAGAAACTATTGCTTAACAATAGCCAGAAAACCAACCCAATCCACCCAACCAATCGTTTTATCATCCTTATTTTACTAATGAATCCGGCAACAACCGGTAATAAATATCATTACCAAAGGCAAATATCATTAAGCCAATTAATAGAACCATACCCACTAATTGCGCTTTTTCTAAAAATTTATCTGATGGTTTTTGCCCGGTTACCATTTCGTAAGTTAGGAACATAACATGACCACCATCTAAGGCCGGAATGGGCAGAAAATTCATGAAAGCCAGAATAATGGATAATACACCCGTTAAAGTCCAAAACTTAAACCAATCAAAAGTACTGCCATAGGTTTGGGCAATCATTATCGGGCCACCTAAAGACTTTGACGACATTTCGCCGGAAACTAATTTTTTAAGGCCTTTCATGTGGGTCACTAACACAGAAAATGCCTGCTCCGTACCTTTGGGAATAGAGTTTAAAAATGAAAAATAGCGCGTGTTATAATTTATAAGAATGTTCGGGTAAAAGCCCAAAGTACCCTCTTTTTCAATTGTAGTTTTAGCAGTTAAAAACTGATTTCCCCGCTGAATTCCTAAAGTAACCGGTTTTTCTGCTCTCGCGGCTAAAGCAGCTTGTAGTTCATGGAAATAGTGAATAGGCTGATTATCTATTTGAACAATCCGGTCTCCGGGCTGTAATTTAGCTTTGGCGGCTGCCGTGTTTTTCTCCACCCTTGCTA
Proteins encoded in this region:
- a CDS encoding OmpA family protein; amino-acid sequence: MRRFLLVSLFLALLFNTLEPLKAQTKLSLKRKVVNDSIQHQGQPKAEVAIDFPNINKIPYYQDRGKLREINRLERRRDYNKALPLLQEYVNNFGIENFYRNTPMLWRLAQLYERKNDMAHAKGYYRLAIKHHRSDIEKVKLYYDSLEAKTKSFYVPLNYYYELVEYRKAVNTFQPPKGVYTNMGPDINSKYEDYGPTINANTERLIFTSRRNRGPSINSGYNEDLFYAENNNGTWNQAKSFGKPINSVYNEGSACLSKDGQTLYFARCDCPDSFGNCDLYTAKKMKNGTWGNIKNLGLQVNSPSWDSQPALSQNEDTLYFASDRLGGFGTSDIYFTFKQKNGRWAPAQNMGPVINTRENEVSPFFHPKYQVLYFSSRGQLLNNGDYDIYKTYRVNGRWQEPRNIGPLVNGKGSEYYFTIDGKSENLYYARSEENDLKNLDLFSFPLPMEAHPLAVTRLEGTLLDSVTNKPLTGIVSVIDLTSGIEVASKYIRKDGSFDFDLIDQSRYMLLIQSPDFFSVEKEIDLKQDTIFKIMTTAIDYKIPLIFKNIEFDEGRSNIKPVMEPILDRIVLFMADHPTFKLKIGGHTDSSGDVDFNTELSQKRADSIKKYIEQKGKIPEGRIEAWGYGSSEQLREEITEEDRRINRRVEFKLIKPEPANLKE
- a CDS encoding LysM peptidoglycan-binding domain-containing protein encodes the protein MIKRLVGWIGLVFWLLLSNSFSGWAQTTLPPDTNVFSKKEKLESIKNVHQVQPGDTYYSLSKKYQIPVDSLIKWNGSDLPIGKLIRIAAESLAINTTDLDTLIQVAPPSEKVIPEQRPSHSPEISGQAVEKSTTTQSAYEEPEEGAGSDKMMQRVLVIPFDPYLYFSDADEDIARQSDLPKQNIRYIFRSRLNAFLDPNGFEIINLLDGNHSPTSEELKNAYKSLAYSYQDVTTSRFHLVPRKQKSFFSGPESWFRKQKEKAGLASPSPEEASVAAEGEKYYGVKVKSPDFYRHFNQRYNLDYYIFINQFEIHTDYTNCIDRTTQNFIREFLVHYTIFDSQGELIAGNKVKIPYVSNVNEINKIVRDNLSKIAQRILADLPNPQVPSSEAAQN